Proteins encoded within one genomic window of Bos indicus x Bos taurus breed Angus x Brahman F1 hybrid chromosome 18, Bos_hybrid_MaternalHap_v2.0, whole genome shotgun sequence:
- the LMTK3 gene encoding serine/threonine-protein kinase LMTK3, with translation MRSSGPASAERDATQGLRDYREVRAQGGRPCFRRHHLHLPAILDKMPAPGALILLAAVSASGCLASPAHPDGFALGRAPLAPPYAVVLISCSGLLAFIFLLLTCLCCKRGDVGFKEFENPEGEDCSGEYTPPAEETSSSQSLPDVYILPLAEVSLPMPAPQPSHSDMTTPLGLSRQHLSYLQEIGSGWFGKVILGEIFSDYTPAQVVVKELRASAGPLEQRKFISEAQPYRSLQHPNVLQCLGVCVETLPFLLIMEFCQLGDLKRYLRAQRPPEGLSPELPPRDLRTLQRMGLEIARGLAHLHSHNYVHSDLALRNCLLTSDLTVRIGDYGLAHSNYKEDYYLTPERLWIPLRWAAPELLGELHGTFMVVDQSRESNIWSLGVTLWELFEFGAQPYRHLSDEEVLAFVVRQQHVKLARPRLKLPYADYWYDILQSCWRPPAQRPSASDLQLQLTYLLSERPPRPPPPPPPPRDGPFPWPWPPQHSAPRPGTLSSPFPLLDGFPGADPDDVLTVTESSGGLNLECLWEKARRGAGRGGGAPTWQPASAPPAPHANPSNPFYEALSTPSVLPVISARSPSVSSEYYIRLEEHGSPPEPLFPNDWDPLDPGVPAPQAPQAPSEVPQLVSETWASPLFPAARPFPAQSSASGSFLLSGWDPEGRGAGETLAGDPAEVLGERGAAPWAEEEEEEEEGSSPGEDSSSLGGGPSRRGPLPCPLCSREGACSCLPLERGDAVAGWGGHPALGCPHPPEDDSSLRAERGSLADLPLNPPASAPPEFLDPLMGAAAPQYPGRGPPPAPPPPPPPPRAPADPAVSPDPSSAVASPGSGLSSPGPKPGDSGYETETPFSPEGAFPGGGAAEEEGVPRPRAPPEPPDPGAPRPPPDPGPLPLPGAREKPTFVVQVSTEQLLMSLREDVTRNLLGEKGPRKTGRGPGNRERALGPSPDPAVPESGKQAPSPNEGLSLPVNGVTVLENGGPRALGADEKVAENGDPGSPEREEQVLANGELPPPRREETVLENGGPGPPEREERVLVNGGLTSPKIEEGSENGGLRLPRNPERLPETGPWRAPGPWEKMPESGAPAPTNGEPAPETSLERAPAPGAVALALNGGETAPGPAGPAPRSGALEPGTERRAPETGGAPRAPGAGRLDLGSGGQAPVGTGMAPGGGPGSGVDAKAGWADSTRPQPPLPLLEAQPRRPEPAPQRVRPEAASEGEPGAPDSRAGGDTAPSGDGDPPKPERKGPEMPRLFLDLGPPQGNSEQIKAKLSRLSLALPPLTLTPFPGPGPRRPPWEGADAGAAGGEAGGAGAPGPSEEDGEDEDEEEDEEAAAAGAAAGPRGPGRARAAPVPVVVSSADADAARPLRGLLKSPRGADEPEDSELERKRKMVSFHGDVTVYLFDQETPTNELSVQGPPEGDTDPSTPPAPPTPPHPATPGDGFPSNDSGFGGSFEWAEDFPLLPPPGPPLCFSRFSVSPALETPGPPARAPDARPAGPVEN, from the exons ATGCGCAGCTCGGGCCCAGCCTCAGCGGAGAGGGACGCAACGCAGGGGCTCAGGGACTACAGAGAAGTCCGCGCGCAGGGTGGGCGCCCGTGCTTCCG ccgccaccacctccacctccctGCCATCCTCGACAAGATGCCTGCCCCCGGCGCCCTCATCCTCCTCGCGGCCGTCTCCGCCTCCGGCTGCCTGGCGTCCCCGGCCCACCCCG ACGGATTCGCCCTGGGCCGGGCGCCTCTGGCTCCTCCCTATGCCGTGGTCCTCATCTCCTGCTCTGGCCTGCTGGccttcatcttcctcctcctcacctgTCTGTGCTGCAAACGGGGCGATGTCGGCTTCAAG GAGTTTGAGAACCCTGAAGGGGAGGATTGCTCCGGGGAGTACACCCCTCCCGCTGAGGAGACTTCCTCCTCACAGTCACTGCCTGACGTCTACATTCTCCCCCTGGCTGAGGTCTCGCTGCCAATGCCTGCCCCGCAGCCATCACACTCAG ACATGACCACCCCCCTGGGCCTTAGCCGCCAGCACCTCAGCTACCTACAGGAGATTGGGAGTGGCTGGTTTGGGAAG GTGATCCTGGGAGAGATTTTCTCCGACTACACCCCCGCCCAGGTGGTGGTGAAGGAACTCCGAGCCAGCGCAGGGCCCCTGGAGCAGCGCAAGTTCATCTCCGAAGCACAGCCATACAG GAGCCTGCAACACCCCAACGTTCTCCAGTGCCTAGGCGTCTGCGTGGAGACATTGCCCTTTCTGCTGATTATGGAGTTCTGTCAACTG GGGGACCTGAAGCGTTACCTTCGGGCCCAGCGGCCCCCCGAGGGTCTGTCCCCTGAGCTGCCCCCTCGAGATCTGCGGACACTGCAGAGGATGGGCCTGGAGATCGCCCGCGGGCTCGCACATCTCCACTCTCACAACTATGTGCACAG CGACCTGGCCCTGCGCAATTGCCTGCTGACCTCCGACCTCACCGTGCGCATCGGAGACTACGGGCTGGCCCACAGCAACTACAAG GAGGACTATTACCTGACCCCCGAGCGCCTTTGGATCCCGTTGCGCTGGGCAGCGCCCGAGCTCCTTGGCGAGCTGCACGGGACCTTCATGGTGGTGGACCAGAGCCGCGAGAGCAACATCTG GTCCCTAGGGGTGACTCTATGGGAGCTGTTTGAGTTTGGGGCTCAGCCCTACCGCCACCTGTCAGACGAAGAGGTCCTGGCCTTCGTCGTCCGGCAGCAGCACGTCAAGCTGGCCCGGCCGAGGCTCAAGCTGCCCTATGCGGACTACTG gtaTGACATCCTGCAGTCCTGCTGGCGGCCCCCTGCCCAACGCCCCTCAGCCTCTGATCTCCAGCTGCAGCTCACCTACTTGCTCTCTGAGCGGCCCCCGAGGCCCCCGCcgccgccacccccaccccgagaTGGTCCCTTCCCCTGGCCCTGGCCCCCTCAGCACAGCGCCCCCCGCCCAGGGACCCTCTCCTCTCCGTTCCCCCTTTTagatggcttccctggggctGACCCCGACGATGTGCTCACGGTCACCGAGAGTAGCGGTGGCCTCAACCTTGAGTGCCTGTGGGAGAAGGCACGGCGGGGGGCCGGTCGGGGCGGGGGGGCACCCACCTGGCAGCCGGCATCCGCGCCCCCGGCCCCCCACGCCAACCCCTCCAACCCTTTCTATGAGGCGCTGTCCACGCCCAGCGTGCTGCCGGTCATCAGTGCCCGCAGCCCCTCCGTGAGCAGCGAATACTACATCCGTCTCGAGGAGCATGGCTCCCCGCCGGAGCCCCTCTTCCCCAATGACTGGGACCCCCTAGACCCAGGAGTTCCTgccccccaggccccccaggctccttccgAGGTCCCTCAGCTGGTATCCGAGACCTGGGCCTCCCCGCTCTTCCCGGCAGCCCGGCCCTTCCCGGCCCAGTCCTCTGCATCCGGCAGTTTCCTCCTGAGTGGCTGGGACCCCGAGGGCCGGGGCGCCGGGGAGACCCTGGCAGGAGACCCTGCCGAGGTGCTGGGGGAGCGGGGGGCCGCCCCGTGGGccgaagaggaagaggaggaggaggagggcagctcCCCGGGGGAAGACAGCAGCAGCCTTGGTGGGGGCCCCAGTCGCCGGGGTCCCCTACCTTGCCCCCTATGCAGCCGCGAGGGGGCCTGCTCCTGCCTGCCCCTGGAGCGGGGGGATGCTGTTGCGGGCTGGGGGGGCCACCCTGCTCTTGGCTGCCCCCATCCCCCAGAGGACGACTCGTCCTTGCGGGCCGAGCGGGGCTCCCTGGCCGACTTGCCCCTGAACCCCCCCGCCTCGGCCCCCCCCGAGTTTCTGGACCCCCTCATGGGGGCGGCGGCGCCCCAGTACCCCGGGCGGGGGCCACCTCccgctcccccccccccgccgccaccTCCCCGGGCCCCCGCGGACCCAGCCGTGTCCCCCGACCCCTCCTCGGCCGTGGCCAGTCCCGGCTCAGGCCTGTCGTCTCCGGGCCCCAAGCCGGGGGACAGCGGCTACGAGACCGAGACCCCTTTTTCCCCCGAGGGAGCTTTCCCCGGCgggggggcagcagaggaggaaggggTCCCTCGGCCACGGGCTCCCCCCGAGCCCCCCGACCCGGGAGCGCCCCGGCCGCCCCCAGACCCGGGTCCCCTCCCGCTCCCGGGGGCCCGGGAGAAGCCGACCTTCGTAGTTCAAGTGAGCACCGAGCAGCTGCTGATGTCCCTGAGGGAGGACGTGACAAGGAACCTCCTGGGAGAGAAGGGGCCCCGGAAGACGGGGAGAGGCCCCGGGAATCGAGAGAGAGCCCTGGGCCCGAGTCCGGACCCCGCAGTCCCAGAAAGCGGGAAGCAAGCCCCAAGCCCGAACGAGGGCCTGAGCCTCCCGGTAAACGGGGTGACAGTGCTGGAGAACGGGGGACCGAGAGCCCTGGGCGCCGACGAGAAGGTGGCAGAGAATGGGGACCCCGGGTCCCCAGAGAGAGAAGAGCAAGTGCTGGCGAATGGGGAGCTGCCacccccaaggagagaggagacagtGCTGGAGAATGGGGGCCCAGGGCCCCCAGAGAGAGAAGAGCGAGTGCTGGTGAATGGAGGACTGACATCCCCAAAGATCGAGGAGGGGTCAGAGAATGGGGGCCTGAGACTCCCCAGGAACCCGGAGAGGCTGCCAGAGACTGGGCCTTGGAGagccccagggccctgggagAAGATGCCCGAGAGTGGGGCTCCAGCCCCCACGAACGGGGAGCCAGCCCCAGAGACCTCACTGGAGAGAGCCCCGGCACCCGGCGCGGTGGCCTTGGCCCTGAACGGCGGGGAGACAGCCCCTGGCCCCGCTGGCCCAGCCCCCAGGAGCGGGGCACTGGAACCCGGGACCGAGAGGAGAGCCCCCGAGACTGGGGGGGCACCGAGAGCCCCCGGGGCTGGGAGGCTGGACCTCGGGAGTGGGGGCCAAGCCCCAGTGGGCACGGGGATGGCCCCCGGCGGCGGCCCCGGAAGCGGCGTGGACGCAAAGGCCGGATGGGCCGACAGCACGAGGCCACAGCCGCCCCTGCCGCTGCTGGAAGCGCAGCCGAGGAGACCGGAGCCAGCGCCCCAGAGAGTCAGGCCGGAGGCAGCCTCCGAGGGAGAGCCCGGGGCCCCAGACAGCAGGGCCGGCGGAGACACGGCACCCAGCGGAGACGGGGACCCCCCCAAGCCCGAGAGGAAGGGCCCCGAGATGCCACGACTGTTCTTGGACTTGGGACCCCCTCAGGGGAACAGCGAGCAGATCAAAG CCAAGCTCTCGCGGCTCTCGCTGGCGCTGCCGCCGCTCACGCTCACGCCATTCCCGGGGCCGGGCCCGCGGCGGCCCCCGTGGGAGGGCGCGGACGCCGGGGCGGCTGGCGGGGAggccggcggggcgggggcgccggGGCCGTCGGAGGAGGACGGGGAGGACGAGGAcgaggaggaggacgaggaggcGGCGGCAGCGGGCGCGGCGGCGGGGCCGCGGGGCCCCGGGAGAGCACGGGCAGCCCCGGTGCCCGTCGTGGTGAGCAGCGCCGACGCGGACGCGGCCCGCCCGTTGCGGGGACTGCTCAAGTCTCCACGCGGGGCCGACGAACCCGAGGACAGCGAGCTGGAGAGGAAACGCAAGATGGTCTCCTTCCACGGGGACGTGACCGTCTACCTCTTCGACCAG GAGACGCCAACCAACGAGCTGAGTGTCCAGGGCCCCCCCGAGGGGGACACGGACCCATCCACGCCCCCAGCGCCCCCGACgcctccccaccccgccacccccgGAGATGGGTTTCCCAGCAACGACAGCGGCTTTg GAGGCAGTTTCGAGTGGGCGGAGgatttccccctcctccccccgccaGGCCCCCCCCTGTGCTTCTCCCGCTTCTCCGTCTCGCCTGCGCTGGAGACCCCGGGGCCCCCCGCCCGGGCCCCCGACGCCCGGCCCGCAG GCCCCGTGGAGAACTGA